Genomic segment of Xanthobacter dioxanivorans:
AAATCCTCGTCCGGCTCAACCGCGAGAGCTTCCTCATCGCCAAGGCGGTGGAGCACACCACGGGGCAGGCGCCCGCCATGGCCTTCCAGGCCGGCGGCCCGCACGCGCAGGATCGCGGGCTGGAGGCGGTGGCCTACGCCTATGCGGAGATGTCACGCGTGCCCGGGGCGGTGCTCTGGGAGAAGCCCATGGGGCGTTCCTCCATCCGCCTCGACAAGGATTTTCACGTGGTGCCACGGGGCGTCGGCCTCGTCATCGGCTGCGCCACCTTTCCCACCTGGAACAGCTATCCGGCGCTCTTTGCCGACCTCGCCACCGGCAATGCAGTGATCGTGAAGCCGCACCCGGCGGCGATCCTGCCGCTCGCCGTGACGGTGCGGATCGGACGGCAGGTGCTGGCGGAGCAGGGCTTCGACCCCGATGTCCTGCAACTCGCCCCCGATACCGCGGAGGCGCCGCTGGCCAAGGACCTCGCCACCCATCGGGGTGTGGGCATCGTCGATTTCACCGGCTCCTCGGCCTTCGGCGGCTGGCTCAGGGCGAACGTGAGGGACAAGCTCGTCTTCACCGAGGAGGCGGGGGTGAACACCATCGTCATCGCCTCCACCGATGCCTTCTCGGCCATGTGCCAGAACATCGCCTTCTCGCTGTCGCTCTATAGCGGGCAGATGTGCACGGCGCCGCAGACGATCTTCGTGCCGGCCTCCGGCATCGCCACCGACGAAGGCCACAGGAGCTTCGGCGAGGTGGGGTCCGGCATCGCCAGCGCCATCGACGTCCTGCTGTCGGATCCGGCCCGCGCGGCGGCGGTGCTCGGCGCCATCCAGAACCCGGCGACCCTCGCCCGCATCGATGCGGCGCGCGGCCTCGGCCGCATCGTGCGCGACAGCGCCGCGCTGCAGGTGGAGGGCGCGCGCACCGCGACGCCGCTGCTGCTGGCCGTGGCCGCCGAGGACGAGGCGGCCTGGCTGGAGGAGCGCTTCGGTCCCATCGCCTTCGTGGTGGCGGTGCAGGATGCGCAGGACGCCGTCGCCCGCGCCACCCGCGCGGCGCGGGAGAAGGGCGCCATCACCGCCGCCCTCTACAGCACCGACGCCGCCGAAATCGAGCGGGCCATTCCGGCCTATGCGCGGGCCGGCGTCGCTCTCTCGGTGAACCTCACCGGCGGCATCTACG
This window contains:
- the paaN gene encoding phenylacetic acid degradation protein PaaN; its protein translation is MDDLFRAHAALLDAAVAAARDRGFWSAFPENPKAYPEGAAAAGAAAFEALVNRPFDLGGTADVPARQVGSEVSPFGPALGITYPARPADDLVDAAERALQAWAAAPVERRVGIALEILVRLNRESFLIAKAVEHTTGQAPAMAFQAGGPHAQDRGLEAVAYAYAEMSRVPGAVLWEKPMGRSSIRLDKDFHVVPRGVGLVIGCATFPTWNSYPALFADLATGNAVIVKPHPAAILPLAVTVRIGRQVLAEQGFDPDVLQLAPDTAEAPLAKDLATHRGVGIVDFTGSSAFGGWLRANVRDKLVFTEEAGVNTIVIASTDAFSAMCQNIAFSLSLYSGQMCTAPQTIFVPASGIATDEGHRSFGEVGSGIASAIDVLLSDPARAAAVLGAIQNPATLARIDAARGLGRIVRDSAALQVEGARTATPLLLAVAAEDEAAWLEERFGPIAFVVAVQDAQDAVARATRAAREKGAITAALYSTDAAEIERAIPAYARAGVALSVNLTGGIYVNQSAAFSDYHVSGANPAGNACLTDAAFVAGRFRVVCVRRPAAA